In the genome of Deinococcus fonticola, the window TGCAGGTCAAGGGCATTCCCCAGGCCGTGATCCTGCATTTCCAGGTGGCGGCGGCCCACGCTGTCGGGCAGTTCGGGAGCGCGGTAGAAGATGCGTGAGAAGTCCAGCCCCTGCGCCTTCCAGTGTTCCAGGCCCCGGCGCATGTCCAGCAGGTCACTGCGCCCGATCAGGTCGTCAAATTTACGGATGCCGAGCTGCGCCATCAGCTGGCGGGCTTCCTCGGCCACGAAGAAGAAGTAGTTGATGACGTGTTCCGGCTTGCCCTGAAAACGCGCACGTAGAACGGGGTCTTGAGTCGCCACACCCACCGGGCAGGTGTTCAGGTGGCACTTGCGCATCATGATGCAGCCTTCGGCGACCAGCGGCGCGGTGGCGAAGCCGAACTCGTCCGCGCCCAGCAGCGCCGCGATCACCACGTCGCGCCCGGTCTTCAGTTGTCCGTCGGTCTGCACCCGCACCCGGTCACGCAATCTGTTCAGCACCAGCGTCTGCTGCGTCTCGGCCAGGCCCAGTTCCCAGGGTGTCCCGGCGTGCTTGATGCTGCTCCAGGGACTCGCCCCGGTGCCGCCGTCGTGCCCGGCAATGACGATGTGGTCGGCCTTGCACTTCGCCACGCCCGCCGCGATGGTGCCCACGCCCACTTCCGACACCAGTTTCACCGAGATGTCGGCGCGGGGGTTCACGTTCTTGAGGTCGTGAATCAGTTGCGCCAGGTCTTCAATGCTGTAGATGTCGTGGTGCGGCGGCGGCGAGATCAGCCCCACGCCCGGCACGCTGTGGCGCAGGAAGCCGATGTACTCGCTGACCTTCCCGCCCGGCAGTTGCCCGCCCTCGCCGGGTTTCGCACCCTGCGCCATCTTGATCTGAATCTGGTCGGCGGACATCAGGTAGCCGGTGGTCACGCCGAAACGCCCCGAGGCCACCTGCTTGATCTTGCTGCGCAGCGAATCGCCCGGCTGCAAGGGGTAATCCACCTCGACGCGGCTGCCGCCGAGGATGGAGGCCAGCGACTCGCCTTCACTGATCCCCTCGCCGCGCAGTTCGCGCTCGTAGCGGGCCGGGTCTTCGCCGCCCTCGCCCGTGTTGGACTTCCCGCCAATTCGGTTCATGGCAATGGCTAGCGTCGAGTGCGCTTCCGTCGAGATGGAACCGAGGCTCATCGCACCCGTGGCAAAGCGTTTGACGATTTCTGCCGCCGGTTCCACCTCGTCGAGCGGGATGCTCTGCACGCCGTCCGTCCTGAAGTCGAACAGGCCGCGCAGGGTCATCTGGCGCTTGCTCTGGTCGTTGATGATGCGGGCGTACTCCTCATACGTGCTGAACTGGCCACTGCGGACACTGTGCTGCAACTTGGCAATCGCGTCGGGCGTCCACATGTGCTCCTCGCCCCGCGCCCGCCACGCGTACTCGCCCCCGGCATCCAGATCGTGCGCCAGCAGCGGGTCTTCGCTGAACGCGGCGGTGTGCAGGCGCAGGGCTTCTTCCGCCACCTCGAACACGCCGATGCCGCCCACCTTCGACGCCGTGCCGTAGAAGTATTTCTGCACGAAATCTTCCTTAAGCCCGACCGCCTCGAAGAGCTGTGCGCCGCAGTAACTCATGTACGTGCTGACGCCCATCTTGGACATGATCTTGGACAGGCCCTTGCCAATCGCCTTGATGTAGTTGTAGACGGCCTTTTCCGGCGTCAGCTCGCTCAGGTCGGGCATCCCCGGCACGCTGCGGTGCAGATCCATCACCGTTTCCAGCGCCAGGTACGGGTGAATGGCCTCCGCGCCGTACCCCGCCAGCGCAGCGAAGTGATGCACCTCGCGGGCATCCCCGGTCTCCACCACCAGACCCACCTTCATGCGCAGGCCCTTCTTCACCAGGTGGTGATGCACGCTGCTCAGCGCCAGCAGCGAGGGAATCGGGGCGCGTTCCCTGTCCATCCGCCGGTCGGTCAGGATGATGATGTTGTGCCCGGACTCGATGGCGTCCACCGCCCAGGCGTTGATGGTCGCCAGCTTCGCCTCGATGCCGTTTTTCCCCCACTCGGCGGGGTACGTGATGTCCAGGTCGAAAGCCTTGAACTTGCCGCGCGTATGTTCCCCGATGTGGCGCACGCGGGCCATGTCATCGAAGTCCAGGATGGGCTGCTCGACCTCCAACCTCATGGCCGGGTTCACGTTGTTGATGTCCAGGATGTTGGGGCGCGGCCCCACGAAGGACACCAGCGACATCACCACTGCCTCGCGGATGGGGTCGATGGGCGGGTTGGTGACCTGCGCGAACAGTTGCCGGAAGTAGTTGAACAGGGGCTTGCTGCGCTGCGACAGCACCGCCAGCGGCGAGTCGTTCCCCATGCTGCCGATGCCTTCCTCACCCGACTTCGCCATCGGCCCCATCAGGAACTTCAGGTCTTCCTGACTGTACCCGAACGCCTGCTGGCGTTTGAGCAGGGACTCGCTGAACTCGCCGACATCCCCGGTATCGTCGCTGTCGTCCAGGCGGAATTTCGTGTTCTCGACCCACTGGCGGTACGGCTTGGCCTGCGCGAACTGCAACTTCAGTTCGTCGTCCTCGACGATGCGGCCCTGCTCCAGGTCGATCAGGAACATCTTCCCCGGCTGTAAGCGCCACTTCTTGGTGATCTTGCTCTCCGGGATGGGCAGCACGCCCGTCTCCGAGGCCAGCACCACCAGGTTGTCGCGTGTCTGGATGTAACGCGCCGGGCGCAGGCCGTTCCTGTCCAGCGTGGCCGCGATCTGCCGCCCGTCGGTGAACACCATCGCGGCGGGGCCATCCCAGGGTTCCATCATGGAGGCGTGGTACTCGTAGAAGGCGCGGCGGCGGTCGTCCAGCAGCGTGTTCTGCTCCCAGGCTTCGGGAATCATCATCATGGCGGCCTGCGCCATCGGGTACCCGGCCAGCGTCAGCAGCTCAATAGCGTTGTCGAAAATGGCCGTATCCGACTCGCCCTCGAAGGAAATCGGGTACAGCTTCTTCAGGTCATCCCCGAACACCGGGCTGGACATGATCCCTTCACGCGCCCGCATCCAGTTGAAATTGCCCTTGACCGTGTTGATCTCGCCGTTATGCGCCACCATGCGGTAGGGGTGCGCCAGTCGCCACTCCGGGAAGGTATTCGTGGAAAAGCGCTGGTGAACCAGGGCCAGAGCCGACACCACCCGCTCATCCTGCAAGTCCAGGTAGTACTCGCCGACCTGCGGCGCGAGCAGCAGCCCCTTGTAAATGACCGTGCGGCACGACATGGACGGCACGTAATACTCCTGCCCGTGCGTGAAATTCAGGCCCATGATGGCGTTACTGGCCCGGCGGCGGATCACGTACAGCTTGCGCTCCAGCGCGTCCGGCACCAGCGTGTCCGCCCCCGCCCCGATGAAAATCTGGCGGATCACGGGTTCTTTGGCCTTCACCGCCGGACTCATGGGCATCTCGCGGTTGACCGGCACGTCGCGCCAGCCCAGCACCAGTTGCCCCTCGGCCACCACCGCCCGCTCCAGCTCCTGCTCGCACGCCCGGCGCGAGGCAATTTCTTTGGGCAGAAAGATCATGCCCACGCCGTAATCGCCCGGGGGGGGCAGCATCACGCCTTGCCGCGCCATCTCCGCCCGGTAAAACTCGTCCGGTACCTGAATCAGAATCCCCGCGCCGTCTCCCATCAGGTGATCGGCGCCCACTGCGCCACGGTGATCCAGGTTCTCCAGAATCTTCAGCCCCTGCGTGACGATGTCGTGCCGCTTCTCACCCCCTATGTGAGCCACGAAGCCCACCCCGCAGGCGTCGTGTTCCTGTCCGGCGTACAGGCCGTGCTGCTGTGCCTGCGTGATTTCGGCCTGAGTAATTTCGGTCGGTGTCGCGGGCAACCCCGCCTGGGGAGTCACCGTGTTTCCATCGTGATTCATCTGCACCCCTTCCTCGTGACTCGCGCACCCGCCCGCGCGGGCTGCTGCTGAATAAAGGGTACATAAGGATGCAGGCGGGGTCGGGGGCGTTGTTTATGCCGTGGGGACGATCAGGCGGGACGCGGTGAGCAATCCAGTTTCCTTTCCGGCCAACTCTCCGACCTGTCAGGCAATAAAAGGCTGCAACTTCCCCCCAGGGTCACGAAGATTGCTGCGGGTAGAAACCGGATGCCACCGAACGGCGCACCCCGCACGCTTCAAGCGCCCGCCTCGGCTGGTGCTGGGGTGGGGGCTGGTCTAGCTGATGGGGGGTGGGGGGCTGCCCGGCGTGACCGGGTCTTCCGGGTTGACGGGCGGGTCTTGCACGGGGGGTTCATGCTGGGCCGTTAAACTGTGTCCATGCCGAAATTTCCTTCTGATGACGAACTGGATTTCTTCAGCCTGTTGCCGGGTGGGCAGGACGAAGGGTATTACGACCCCGAGGCGCTGCTGGAGCAGATCGGGGCGCTGCCGCAGCACCCGGAGGTGAGCTGGCTGGTGGTGCCACTGCCGCTGCCCGCCGAGCTGGTGCCGCCGGAGGCGGGGGAAGACGCGCCGCTGATGCTGCTGATCCTGACGCCCGAAGGGTCGGAACCCGCGCTGTTCGAGCTGGCGGAAGACCCCGAGGAAGCCGAGCTGATGGTGCTTCAGGTGCTGTCCGAGGGGCCGCACGACGTGCCCGCGTACCGCCCGGCGGCGCTGCGGGTGCCGGACATGCAGTGGGCCTTCAGCCTGGGAAACGTGCTGCGGGATTCGGGCGTGCAGGTCGTTCACGAGACCGCGCCGGAAGTGCTGGAGATGGTGGCGCATAGCCGGGCGCAGATGGACGCCCAGGCCGCCAGCCAGCGTGAGCAGTTCACGGCGAAGCCGTTTCTGGTGGGCCTGGAACCGGACGTGGTGCGCGAGTACGTGCGGGCTTTCACGCGCTTCATGGAGGCGGGCGCGTGGGAGGTGCTGCCGCCGGACAAACCGCTGTTCGCGTCGTGGACGGACGAGGGTGGCGAGCGGCAGTCGCTGTACGCGACCGTCATGGGCGACATGGGCGAGTCGTTCGGGGTGGCCTTCTTCCCTGACTGGCTGACCTACGCCGAGCAGATCGAGAACAGTTTCGACCAGGAACTTGTGGTGGCCGCCACCGGGGGCATGGAGGCCGTCAGCGCGGGCGGTGAGGATTCGTTCGCGCCGCAGGACTGGGCGTACCTGAAGGAATTGAA includes:
- a CDS encoding glutamate synthase-related protein translates to MNHDGNTVTPQAGLPATPTEITQAEITQAQQHGLYAGQEHDACGVGFVAHIGGEKRHDIVTQGLKILENLDHRGAVGADHLMGDGAGILIQVPDEFYRAEMARQGVMLPPPGDYGVGMIFLPKEIASRRACEQELERAVVAEGQLVLGWRDVPVNREMPMSPAVKAKEPVIRQIFIGAGADTLVPDALERKLYVIRRRASNAIMGLNFTHGQEYYVPSMSCRTVIYKGLLLAPQVGEYYLDLQDERVVSALALVHQRFSTNTFPEWRLAHPYRMVAHNGEINTVKGNFNWMRAREGIMSSPVFGDDLKKLYPISFEGESDTAIFDNAIELLTLAGYPMAQAAMMMIPEAWEQNTLLDDRRRAFYEYHASMMEPWDGPAAMVFTDGRQIAATLDRNGLRPARYIQTRDNLVVLASETGVLPIPESKITKKWRLQPGKMFLIDLEQGRIVEDDELKLQFAQAKPYRQWVENTKFRLDDSDDTGDVGEFSESLLKRQQAFGYSQEDLKFLMGPMAKSGEEGIGSMGNDSPLAVLSQRSKPLFNYFRQLFAQVTNPPIDPIREAVVMSLVSFVGPRPNILDINNVNPAMRLEVEQPILDFDDMARVRHIGEHTRGKFKAFDLDITYPAEWGKNGIEAKLATINAWAVDAIESGHNIIILTDRRMDRERAPIPSLLALSSVHHHLVKKGLRMKVGLVVETGDAREVHHFAALAGYGAEAIHPYLALETVMDLHRSVPGMPDLSELTPEKAVYNYIKAIGKGLSKIMSKMGVSTYMSYCGAQLFEAVGLKEDFVQKYFYGTASKVGGIGVFEVAEEALRLHTAAFSEDPLLAHDLDAGGEYAWRARGEEHMWTPDAIAKLQHSVRSGQFSTYEEYARIINDQSKRQMTLRGLFDFRTDGVQSIPLDEVEPAAEIVKRFATGAMSLGSISTEAHSTLAIAMNRIGGKSNTGEGGEDPARYERELRGEGISEGESLASILGGSRVEVDYPLQPGDSLRSKIKQVASGRFGVTTGYLMSADQIQIKMAQGAKPGEGGQLPGGKVSEYIGFLRHSVPGVGLISPPPHHDIYSIEDLAQLIHDLKNVNPRADISVKLVSEVGVGTIAAGVAKCKADHIVIAGHDGGTGASPWSSIKHAGTPWELGLAETQQTLVLNRLRDRVRVQTDGQLKTGRDVVIAALLGADEFGFATAPLVAEGCIMMRKCHLNTCPVGVATQDPVLRARFQGKPEHVINYFFFVAEEARQLMAQLGIRKFDDLIGRSDLLDMRRGLEHWKAQGLDFSRIFYRAPELPDSVGRRHLEMQDHGLGNALDLHLIEKCRPAIERGEKVHFLQDIRNVNRSVGAMLSGELIRQRPEGLPDHTVFIQMEGNGGQSFGAFLAPGITLYVIGDANDYTGKGLSGGRVVVRPSIEFRGRAAENIIVGNTALYGATSGEAYFRGVAGERFAVRLSGASAVVEGTGDHGCEYMTGGTVVVLGKTGRNFAAGMSGGVAYIYDVDGQFEKRCNHSMVSLHKVQPEDEQMQAADPRALHGGKSDEAHLRQLIEAHHRWTGSGRASDILDDWDNALKKFIKVFPTEYQRALRERSQPKTSTAEEGTVQAADTTSMKAGKAKKGGQGTLTK